In Tursiops truncatus isolate mTurTru1 chromosome 19, mTurTru1.mat.Y, whole genome shotgun sequence, a genomic segment contains:
- the DDX28 gene encoding probable ATP-dependent RNA helicase DDX28, whose product MALARQPRLLSLVARLLLAPRRDLTVRGPNEPLPVVRIPRALQRRQEERQSGQRSPPRPVLVRPGSLLISARRPELNQPARLTLGPWEPAPLASRGWRNRRAHGDHFSIERAQHEAPALRNLSPKGSFTDLGLEHRVLSALQEAAPEVVRPTTVQSSTIPPLLRGRHILCAAETGSGKTLGYLLPLLQRLLGQPSLDPCRIPAPRGLVLVPSRELAEQVRAVAQPLGSSLGLQVRELGGGHGMSRIRLQLSKHPPADILVATPGALWKALKTQLISLEQLSFLVLDEADTLLDESFLELVDYILEGSHIAEDPADLKDPFNPKAQLVLVGATFPEGVGQLLSKVTSLDSLTTVTSDKLHCIMPHVTQTFMRLKGTEKVTGLVPILKQRDRAYRTGPAGSVLVFCNCSSTVNWLGYILDDHKIQHLRLQGQMPASMRAGIFQSFQKGSRDILLCTDIASRGLDSTQVELVINYDFPLTLQDYIHRAGRVGRVGSEVPGTVVSFVTHPWDVSLVQKIELAARRRRRLPGLGPQ is encoded by the coding sequence ATGGCTCTAGCGCGGCAGCCGCGGCTGTTGTCGCTCGTGGCTCGGTTGCTTCTGGCGCCTCGCCGGGACCTGACGGTCCGCGGTCCCAACGAGCCCCTGCCCGTGGTGCGCATTCCGCGGGCTCTACAGCGGCGGCAGGAAGAGCGGCAAAGCGGGCAGCGGAGCCCCCCGCGGCCGGTGCTGGTGCGACCTGGGTCGCTGCTGATCTCAGCGCGGCGACCGGAGTTGAACCAGCCGGCTCGCCTCACGCTGGGCCCTTGGGAGCCCGCGCCACTCGCTTCGCGCGGCTGGAGGAATCGGCGCGCCCACGGGGACCATTTCTCCATCGAGCGCGCGCAACATGAGGCTCCAGCGCTGCGGAACCTCTCGCCCAAGGGCAGCTTCACCGATCTGGGTCTGGAGCACCGCGTTCTGAGCGCACTACAAGAGGCTGCTCCCGAAGTTGTTCGGCCCACAACCGTGCAGTCGAGTACCATTCCCCCACTCCTCCGCGGTCGCCACATCCTCTGCGCCGCAGAAACCGGCAGTGGCAAAACTCTAGGATACTTACTACCTCTCCTTCAACGGCTCTTGGGCCAGCCAAGCCTGGACCCTTGTCGCATCCCTGCGCCTCGAGGCCTGGTTCTTGTGCCTTCTCGAGAATTAGCCGAACAGGTGCGGGCCGTGGCCCAGCCCTTGGGCAGCTCCTTGGGCCTCCAGGTGCGGGAGTTAGGGGGAGGCCATGGCATGAGTAGGATCAGGCTGCAACTGTCCAAACATCCTCCAGCAGATATACTAGTGGCCACTCCGGGGGCTCTGTGGAAGGCCCTGAAAACTCAACTGATCAGCCTGGAGCAGCTCTCCTTCTTGGTGTTGGATGAAGCAGACACGCTGTTGGATGAAAGCTTCCTGGAACTGGTGGATTACATCTTGGAGGGGAGCCATATAGCAGAAGACCCAGCTGACTTAAAAGACCCCTTCAATCCCAAAGCTCAGTTAGTGCTGGTGGGGGCCACATTTCCCGAAGGTGTAGGCCAGCTGCTGAGTAAAGTTACCAGCTTAGACTCTCTAACCACTGTTACCAGTGACAAGCTCCACTGCATCATGCCTCACGTCACACAGACATTCATGAGACTGAAGGGAACAGAGAAGGTGACTGGGTTGGTGCCGATCCTCAAGCAGCGTGACAGAGCATATAGGACTGGCCCCGCAGGAAGTGTTCTGGTGTTCTGTAATTGCTCCAGCACTGTGAACTGGCTGGGGTATATTCTGGATGACCACAAAATCCAACACTTAAGACTGCAGGGACAGATGCCAGCCTCAATGAGAGCAGGCATCTTCCAGTCCTTCCAGAAGGGCTCCCGAGACATACTTCTCTGCACAGACATCGCCTCTCGGGGCCTGGACAGCACCCAGGTGGAGCTAGTCATCAATTATGATTTCCCTCTCACCCTACAAGACTACATCCACAGAGCAGGGAGGGTGGGCCGGGTGGGGAGcgaagtgccaggcactgtcgtCAGCTTTGTGACCCATCCCTGGGACGTGAGCCTGGTTCAGAAGATTGAGCTGGCAGCTCGCCGGAGGAGAAGGCTTCCAGGACTAGGTCCTCAGTGA